One genomic window of Tribolium castaneum strain GA2 chromosome 10, icTriCast1.1, whole genome shotgun sequence includes the following:
- the LOC103314514 gene encoding mucin-2 isoform X2, translated as MKDSTVFNSTANMPENMVETQGRTLGPLMGLFLVNLFAKVVAAKYESYFPFHLTYDPSPWLPSYKPLANYNYHSYNPHWYPVKNPSYQTYPTLTTAAPFVSSEQLLAGYDNDYRDDYTYPTQDPNNYENLIPAESNNVHKQSKETTTVVPEISTTTVTTEEPETAESNRKTNRKPTQRSRRRGPTRRNKYPQRRRRTTTPPPEYYDSYEDYTERYQPNRRRRPQVNRHSSEQYYDDEYYDSFETTTRFFNKRRRPTRRVTKVPTRNEVSVEIETSTEKFNPNTEIVIVRQAATTTTTTSTTTTEPSTIITNSTMPSPTTEATNTTYGYGPSNGNTDQVSFTYGPPIGPNKYQYQVPFFDWYTHEATKNAIVKRVRDIVNTT; from the exons ATGAAAGATTCAACAGTATTTAATTCGACCGCGAACA tgcCCGAAAATATGGTGGAAACTCAAGGGCGTACTTTAGGCCCTTTGATGGGACTGTTTTTGGtgaatttatttgcaaaagttGTGGCGGCTAAATACGAGTCTTATTTCCCGTTTCATCTGACTTACGATCCAAGTCCGTGGTTGCCCTCTTATAAACCTTTAGCAAACTACAACTATCACTCTTATAATCCTCATTGGTACCCGGTCAAAAATCCCTCCTATCAGACTTACCCTACCTTAACAACAGCTGCTCCCTTTGTAAGTAGTGAGCAATTACTGGCAGGGTATGATAATGACTATCGAGACGATTATACTTATCCGACCCAAGATCCTaataattacgaaaatttaatCCCTGCTGAATCTAACAACGTGCATAAGCAATCTAAAGAAACAACAACTGTTGTTCCGGAGATAAGTACAACGACTGTTACGACTGAAGAACCAGAAACTGCAGAATCTAATCGTAAAACGAACAGAAAACCGACTCAAAGAAGCAGAAGAAGAGGTCCAACAAGACGTAACAAATATCCGCAAAGACGTCGCAGAACAACAACACCACCTCCTGAATATTACGACAGTTACGAGGACTATACTGAACGGTACCAACCGAACAGGAGACGACGGCCACAAGTAAACAGACATTCTTCTGAACAGTACTATGATGACGAATATTACGATTCGTTTGAAACAACAACCAGGTTTTTCAATAAGCGGAGACGTCCCACAAGACGAGTAACCAAAGTACCAACACGAAACGAAGTCTCAGTGGAAATTGAAACAAGCACTGAAAAATTTAACCCAAACACTGAAATTGTAATAGTCAGACAAGCCGCCACAACGACTACTACTACCAGTACCACCACAACCGAACCATCCACAATTATTACCAATTCTACGATGCCTTCGCCAACGACTGAGGCCACCAATACGACTTACG gcTATGGCCCATCGAATGGCAACACCGACCAAGTGTCATTTACTTACGGCCCTCCCATTGGACCCAACAAGTACCAATACCAAGTGCCTTTCTTCGACTGGTATACGCACGAAGCAACGAAAAACGCAATTGTGAAACGAGTCCGTGACATTGTTAACACaacgtaa
- the LOC103314514 gene encoding mucin-2 isoform X1: protein MKDSTVFNSTANSMPENMVETQGRTLGPLMGLFLVNLFAKVVAAKYESYFPFHLTYDPSPWLPSYKPLANYNYHSYNPHWYPVKNPSYQTYPTLTTAAPFVSSEQLLAGYDNDYRDDYTYPTQDPNNYENLIPAESNNVHKQSKETTTVVPEISTTTVTTEEPETAESNRKTNRKPTQRSRRRGPTRRNKYPQRRRRTTTPPPEYYDSYEDYTERYQPNRRRRPQVNRHSSEQYYDDEYYDSFETTTRFFNKRRRPTRRVTKVPTRNEVSVEIETSTEKFNPNTEIVIVRQAATTTTTTSTTTTEPSTIITNSTMPSPTTEATNTTYGYGPSNGNTDQVSFTYGPPIGPNKYQYQVPFFDWYTHEATKNAIVKRVRDIVNTT from the exons ATGAAAGATTCAACAGTATTTAATTCGACCGCGAACAGTA tgcCCGAAAATATGGTGGAAACTCAAGGGCGTACTTTAGGCCCTTTGATGGGACTGTTTTTGGtgaatttatttgcaaaagttGTGGCGGCTAAATACGAGTCTTATTTCCCGTTTCATCTGACTTACGATCCAAGTCCGTGGTTGCCCTCTTATAAACCTTTAGCAAACTACAACTATCACTCTTATAATCCTCATTGGTACCCGGTCAAAAATCCCTCCTATCAGACTTACCCTACCTTAACAACAGCTGCTCCCTTTGTAAGTAGTGAGCAATTACTGGCAGGGTATGATAATGACTATCGAGACGATTATACTTATCCGACCCAAGATCCTaataattacgaaaatttaatCCCTGCTGAATCTAACAACGTGCATAAGCAATCTAAAGAAACAACAACTGTTGTTCCGGAGATAAGTACAACGACTGTTACGACTGAAGAACCAGAAACTGCAGAATCTAATCGTAAAACGAACAGAAAACCGACTCAAAGAAGCAGAAGAAGAGGTCCAACAAGACGTAACAAATATCCGCAAAGACGTCGCAGAACAACAACACCACCTCCTGAATATTACGACAGTTACGAGGACTATACTGAACGGTACCAACCGAACAGGAGACGACGGCCACAAGTAAACAGACATTCTTCTGAACAGTACTATGATGACGAATATTACGATTCGTTTGAAACAACAACCAGGTTTTTCAATAAGCGGAGACGTCCCACAAGACGAGTAACCAAAGTACCAACACGAAACGAAGTCTCAGTGGAAATTGAAACAAGCACTGAAAAATTTAACCCAAACACTGAAATTGTAATAGTCAGACAAGCCGCCACAACGACTACTACTACCAGTACCACCACAACCGAACCATCCACAATTATTACCAATTCTACGATGCCTTCGCCAACGACTGAGGCCACCAATACGACTTACG gcTATGGCCCATCGAATGGCAACACCGACCAAGTGTCATTTACTTACGGCCCTCCCATTGGACCCAACAAGTACCAATACCAAGTGCCTTTCTTCGACTGGTATACGCACGAAGCAACGAAAAACGCAATTGTGAAACGAGTCCGTGACATTGTTAACACaacgtaa